Proteins encoded by one window of Fodinicurvata sp. EGI_FJ10296:
- a CDS encoding GAF domain-containing sensor histidine kinase has protein sequence MSAIAEVAAQTTALPIGLVTYLTRHRQLFLGRHGTAMTGTPVDQAFCVTTVGLDAPLVVPDSRLDHRFRNNPMVVGEPGFQFYAGAPIVLDSGQRTGSVCVLDVQPRHDFSPDMLKILANLAQAAGRIISDHIRSDEARRSALEKQHQAEAASRAKSVFIATMSHELRTPLNAVIGFTEILDAELFGPLGNIRYKAYTADILESSRHLLGLIEDILAISRIDADGPDFHPEPIDLGDEALWCLHLLRTKAAANRITINDAIGDDPLPVVADRQRCRQVLLNILGNAVKYTPTGGVVALSGGVHEDHAAIAIADTGVGIDDETLQMIGEPFTRALSAEKSATPGSGLGLALSKRLMQGMAGELHIESEVNAGTTVTLNWPRHSDPA, from the coding sequence TTGAGTGCTATCGCCGAAGTTGCCGCGCAGACCACCGCGTTGCCCATCGGGCTGGTGACCTATCTTACGCGGCATCGCCAGTTGTTCCTGGGCCGACACGGTACCGCCATGACGGGAACCCCGGTGGACCAGGCGTTCTGCGTGACGACGGTGGGACTGGACGCGCCGCTGGTGGTTCCGGACTCACGCCTGGATCACCGCTTCAGGAACAACCCGATGGTTGTCGGGGAGCCCGGATTCCAGTTCTACGCGGGCGCACCGATCGTGCTCGACAGTGGTCAGCGGACCGGATCGGTATGCGTCCTCGATGTGCAGCCCCGGCATGATTTTTCGCCGGATATGCTCAAGATTCTGGCCAATCTGGCCCAGGCCGCCGGCCGTATCATCAGTGATCACATCCGGTCGGACGAAGCGCGAAGGAGCGCGCTGGAAAAGCAGCACCAGGCCGAAGCCGCGAGCCGGGCAAAATCGGTCTTCATTGCGACCATGAGCCACGAGCTGCGTACCCCGCTCAACGCTGTCATCGGATTCACGGAAATTCTCGACGCGGAGCTTTTCGGTCCGCTCGGCAATATCCGGTACAAGGCCTATACCGCCGACATCCTTGAAAGCAGCCGCCACCTTCTTGGGCTGATCGAAGACATCCTGGCGATTTCCAGGATCGACGCCGACGGACCCGATTTCCATCCGGAGCCGATCGACCTCGGCGACGAAGCCCTCTGGTGCCTGCATCTGTTGCGCACCAAAGCCGCGGCCAACCGGATTACCATCAATGACGCCATCGGCGACGATCCGCTGCCGGTCGTGGCCGATCGGCAGCGATGCCGTCAGGTGCTGCTGAATATTCTTGGCAATGCGGTCAAATACACGCCGACAGGTGGGGTCGTTGCCCTTTCCGGTGGAGTGCATGAAGACCATGCGGCAATCGCGATCGCCGATACCGGCGTGGGCATCGACGATGAAACGTTGCAGATGATCGGTGAGCCGTTCACCCGGGCGCTGTCGGCGGAGAAAAGCGCGACGCCGGGCAGCGGGCTGGGCCTGGCGCTCTCGAAGCGGCTGATGCAGGGTATGGCCGGCGAACTCCATATCGAGAGTGAAGTCAATGCCGGAACGACCGTCACGCTGAACTGGCCGCGCCACTCCGATCCGGCTTGA
- a CDS encoding polysaccharide biosynthesis/export family protein, whose translation MFMAQYSTTAKADWRRRMMAPCWAALIVGGVIFLLAMTVLLPVRGAALVPILAHADISRDAEARATTVVGDQPAVGDRTAVGDRIDVGYRSEVGNPPAVGSRLVVGDRLGIGVFEKYTTMEQAEQGAALATLVERSEISGEQTIQADGTVMAPFIGALPAASMSATAFEALLAEEYAAVLGGEISVVVRVVEREPVYVTGAIPSSAALDYRPNMIVMHAIAVTGTDQRAGVDDWQRLDLARERVRMHQARARLVDLLGRASVLLTNAGRPDTASDMLAAQVGQQEAERRLAEARRVFELEDAHRTAEIRAAEQSAEMIGEELGIVTEGLGDAEADMRLKSERASQFEAHLASGLTSDNHVQIVRNERAEAINRWNSMRATRSRLERNLAEVRQTAIRIELERIVDQEQEIQSLRAAIAQEEQVLESLAPMLGARPPFGAGGESEHDLEFEIVRRTPAGIERLEADLYTPLQPGDILDVKPRSGGRYAYLSL comes from the coding sequence ATGTTCATGGCCCAGTATTCCACGACGGCAAAAGCGGATTGGCGCCGTCGCATGATGGCGCCCTGCTGGGCGGCATTGATCGTGGGTGGGGTGATATTTTTACTTGCGATGACAGTATTACTCCCGGTGAGGGGTGCCGCGCTTGTCCCCATTTTGGCGCACGCTGACATAAGCCGTGATGCTGAGGCGCGCGCAACGACCGTGGTCGGCGACCAACCCGCAGTTGGCGACCGGACCGCAGTCGGCGACCGGATCGACGTCGGCTATCGGTCCGAAGTGGGCAATCCGCCCGCAGTCGGTAGCCGGCTCGTAGTAGGCGATCGGCTCGGGATTGGTGTTTTCGAGAAATACACGACGATGGAGCAGGCCGAACAAGGTGCGGCGCTTGCCACCCTCGTCGAGCGTTCGGAAATAAGCGGCGAACAGACAATACAGGCTGACGGCACTGTAATGGCGCCCTTTATCGGCGCCTTGCCCGCGGCGTCGATGAGTGCCACAGCCTTCGAGGCGCTCCTTGCGGAGGAATACGCCGCCGTCCTTGGCGGCGAAATCTCGGTGGTCGTGCGCGTCGTGGAACGCGAACCCGTCTATGTCACCGGAGCCATCCCAAGCTCCGCCGCGCTGGATTATCGGCCGAACATGATCGTGATGCATGCCATTGCTGTAACAGGCACGGACCAGCGGGCAGGCGTCGATGATTGGCAGCGACTCGATCTTGCGCGCGAGCGCGTCCGCATGCATCAAGCGCGGGCGCGGCTGGTCGATCTGCTGGGGCGAGCAAGTGTTCTGCTGACGAACGCGGGCCGCCCGGACACGGCGTCCGACATGCTCGCCGCGCAAGTCGGGCAGCAGGAGGCAGAGAGGCGGCTCGCCGAGGCGCGGCGGGTATTCGAACTTGAGGATGCACACCGAACGGCCGAGATAAGAGCGGCAGAGCAGAGCGCTGAAATGATTGGGGAAGAACTCGGGATCGTCACGGAGGGTCTCGGCGACGCGGAAGCCGACATGCGGCTGAAATCGGAGCGTGCCAGCCAATTCGAAGCGCATCTCGCGAGTGGCCTGACGAGCGATAATCATGTTCAAATCGTTCGCAATGAGCGTGCCGAGGCGATCAATCGCTGGAATTCCATGCGCGCGACGCGCAGCCGCCTTGAACGCAACCTGGCAGAGGTTCGCCAGACGGCTATCCGCATCGAGTTGGAACGTATCGTCGACCAGGAGCAGGAGATTCAGTCACTGCGCGCCGCGATCGCTCAGGAGGAACAGGTGCTGGAAAGCCTGGCCCCCATGCTCGGCGCGCGTCCTCCGTTCGGTGCTGGTGGTGAGTCGGAGCATGACCTCGAGTTTGAGATCGTCCGGCGAACGCCCGCAGGTATCGAGCGGCTGGAGGCTGATCTCTACACACCGTTGCAACCGGGCGACATTCTTGATGTAAAGCCCAGGTCGGGTGGTAGGTATGCATATCTTTCTTTATAA
- a CDS encoding 2-dehydro-3-deoxygalactonokinase codes for MALSEPNGRLIAVDWGTTRLRARVLQSGATESEGAEGERDGAPRVSEPWGIASVTDGDFAGVLRRVLSALGEKEMWGREQRAGGVAPILMSGMIGSRQGWVEAPYARCPAPLAGLARQLTPVPFDRPVQLVPGVCRDDGGMPDVMRGEETQILGALDDPSGSGLFVLPGTHSKWALVEEGRLTSFMTFMSGEVFAAMRDHSLLSRTIERRATPPAPEDPSFAAGAAAGIDPDPAAGGLLHRLFGVRTRGLFDRLGGSDQEAFLSGLVIGSEAREATAALNARTSGTLDGARVVILGDGPLVGLYQGALEAQGAVQGWTPEPWSHDSAFAGLERIARAAGLLR; via the coding sequence ATGGCGTTGTCGGAGCCGAACGGGCGGTTGATCGCGGTGGATTGGGGCACGACCCGTTTGCGGGCGCGGGTTCTTCAATCCGGTGCGACTGAAAGTGAGGGGGCCGAAGGTGAGCGGGACGGGGCCCCCCGCGTATCAGAGCCATGGGGAATTGCATCGGTTACCGACGGTGATTTCGCCGGCGTCCTTCGTCGTGTCCTGTCGGCGCTGGGTGAGAAAGAAATGTGGGGTCGGGAACAAAGGGCCGGCGGCGTTGCGCCGATCCTGATGTCGGGCATGATCGGCAGCCGGCAGGGCTGGGTCGAGGCGCCTTATGCCCGCTGCCCCGCGCCGCTGGCGGGGCTCGCGCGGCAGTTGACGCCGGTCCCTTTCGACCGTCCGGTCCAGCTTGTGCCCGGCGTTTGCCGCGACGACGGCGGCATGCCCGATGTCATGCGCGGCGAGGAAACCCAGATACTGGGGGCGCTGGACGATCCGTCGGGATCGGGGCTGTTCGTCCTGCCCGGCACTCACAGCAAATGGGCGCTGGTCGAGGAAGGGCGGCTGACGTCGTTCATGACCTTCATGTCCGGCGAGGTATTTGCCGCGATGCGCGACCATAGCCTGCTGTCCCGGACGATCGAACGCCGCGCCACCCCGCCGGCGCCAGAGGACCCGTCGTTCGCCGCCGGTGCGGCGGCGGGCATCGACCCCGATCCGGCCGCCGGGGGGCTTTTGCACCGGCTGTTCGGGGTTCGCACCCGTGGGCTTTTCGACCGGCTCGGCGGCAGCGACCAGGAGGCGTTTCTGTCCGGTCTGGTGATCGGATCGGAAGCGCGGGAAGCGACGGCTGCGCTGAATGCCCGCACGTCGGGAACCCTGGACGGCGCGCGCGTCGTCATTCTCGGCGACGGGCCGCTGGTCGGTCTCTACCAGGGTGCACTGGAGGCCCAGGGCGCGGTGCAGGGTTGGACGCCCGAGCCCTGGTCGCATGACAGCGCCTTTGCCGGTCTGGAGCGCATTGCCCGGGCGGCCGGATTGCTGCGTTAA
- a CDS encoding alpha/beta fold hydrolase: MRSDKFVFMSASGHELAARMEQPAEQPRAYALFAHCFTCGKDSLAASRIARALTEHDIAVLRFDFTGIGGSDGEFANSNFSSNVEDLVAAADHLRDRFSAPAILIGHSLGGAAMLAAAGRIPEAQAVATIGAPYQPRHVAHLFADHLPEIESEGHSQVTLASGRFEINRQFVDDLDRHDPAESIGNLRKALLVLHSPTDEFVGIDNAASIFQAARHPKSFISLDSADHLLTAKRDAAYCAAVLSAWASRYIGMDARDEPREDRSAEKDVVTVSETGDGKFQQRVVAGRHYLTADEPESVGGTDTGPSPYDLLLAGLGACTGMTIRMYADRKAITLDRVSVTLRHDRIHAEDCADCETTTGTVDRITRTIVLDGVESDEDRARLMAIADKCPVHKTLTNEIDIVTIGGA, encoded by the coding sequence ATGAGATCCGATAAATTCGTATTCATGAGCGCGTCAGGCCATGAACTGGCTGCCCGGATGGAGCAGCCGGCGGAGCAGCCGCGCGCCTACGCATTGTTCGCCCACTGCTTTACCTGCGGCAAGGACAGTCTCGCGGCCAGCCGAATCGCCAGGGCGCTGACCGAGCACGATATTGCCGTACTGCGTTTCGACTTTACCGGCATCGGCGGCAGCGACGGCGAATTCGCCAACAGCAACTTTTCGTCCAATGTCGAGGATCTCGTCGCCGCCGCCGACCATCTGCGGGATCGGTTCTCTGCCCCCGCCATCCTGATCGGCCACAGCCTTGGCGGCGCGGCCATGCTCGCCGCAGCCGGGCGGATTCCCGAAGCGCAGGCCGTCGCCACGATCGGTGCGCCCTACCAGCCCCGGCACGTGGCCCATCTTTTCGCCGATCACCTGCCGGAGATCGAGAGCGAGGGCCACAGCCAGGTCACGCTGGCAAGCGGCCGGTTCGAGATCAACAGACAGTTTGTGGACGACCTCGACCGGCACGACCCGGCGGAATCCATCGGTAATCTCCGCAAGGCGCTGCTGGTCCTCCATTCCCCGACCGACGAATTCGTCGGCATCGACAATGCCGCGTCGATCTTCCAGGCTGCCCGCCATCCCAAAAGCTTCATCTCGCTCGATTCGGCCGATCATCTGCTGACGGCGAAACGCGACGCCGCATATTGTGCTGCCGTGCTTTCGGCCTGGGCGTCGCGCTATATCGGCATGGATGCCAGGGACGAACCGCGGGAAGACAGATCAGCGGAAAAGGATGTGGTCACCGTCTCGGAAACCGGCGACGGCAAGTTCCAGCAGCGCGTCGTTGCCGGTCGGCATTATCTGACGGCCGACGAACCGGAAAGCGTCGGCGGCACGGACACCGGCCCCTCACCCTATGACCTGCTGCTGGCCGGACTCGGCGCTTGCACGGGGATGACCATTCGAATGTATGCAGATCGGAAGGCCATCACGCTCGACCGGGTCTCCGTCACGCTGCGCCACGACCGGATTCATGCCGAAGACTGCGCCGACTGCGAGACGACAACCGGCACGGTCGACAGGATAACCCGCACGATCGTTCTCGACGGCGTGGAAAGCGACGAAGACCGTGCGCGGTTGATGGCCATCGCGGACAAATGCCCGGTTCACAAGACCCTGACGAACGAAATCGATATCGTCACCATCGGCGGCGCGTAG
- a CDS encoding 2-dehydro-3-deoxy-6-phosphogalactonate aldolase: MATQLDQAMRELPLIAILRGIMPEAALPIGQALVDSGFRIIEVPLNRPGALEAISQLSDRFGDSCVIGAGTVMTPSDVGEVATAGGRLIVTPHGDVEIVRAAVDSGLWCIPGIATPTEAFACLKAGADGLKLFPAEILPPVVVKAMTAVIPPGTPLLPVGGIRPESMAEYVAAGASGFGLGSALYKPGRTPAAVSTSARRFVEAWNALTPNGDLLC, encoded by the coding sequence ATGGCCACACAACTCGACCAAGCCATGAGGGAACTTCCGCTGATCGCGATTCTGCGCGGGATCATGCCGGAGGCGGCGTTGCCGATCGGTCAGGCACTGGTCGACAGCGGTTTTCGCATCATCGAGGTGCCGCTGAACCGGCCCGGGGCGCTGGAAGCGATTTCGCAGCTTTCCGACCGTTTCGGCGACAGCTGCGTCATCGGGGCCGGGACGGTCATGACGCCAAGCGATGTGGGCGAAGTGGCCACCGCTGGCGGGCGCCTGATCGTTACGCCCCATGGCGATGTCGAGATCGTGCGTGCCGCCGTCGACAGCGGTCTTTGGTGCATACCGGGTATCGCGACGCCAACGGAAGCCTTCGCCTGTCTCAAGGCCGGCGCGGACGGGCTGAAGCTGTTCCCGGCCGAAATTTTGCCGCCAGTCGTGGTCAAGGCGATGACGGCCGTCATCCCGCCGGGAACGCCGCTACTGCCGGTCGGCGGCATCCGGCCGGAAAGCATGGCTGAATATGTGGCTGCGGGCGCATCGGGTTTCGGGCTCGGATCGGCGCTTTACAAGCCCGGACGCACACCGGCGGCGGTCTCGACCTCGGCGCGCCGATTCGTGGAAGCGTGGAACGCACTGACGCCGAATGGCGATCTGTTGTGCTGA
- a CDS encoding glycoside hydrolase family 18 protein, with translation MAFLVGVPAGAGVGDRSPDPLLAVKGYVTSWDIYGDAPEISAIDGDALTHIYYAFGAVSREGHAELGDPCADIGACGDNATVPTGGNFAALAALKHRYPHLRVMISIGGWTGSTHFSEVARTPESRERFVRSAIDLFIKGYPTIFDGIDIDWEYPVSGGLPDNVYNPSDRSNFTKLMVEFRRQLDTLTHPQGERYQLSVAVSASVPMLGNIEPAALGAVVDWINVMTYDYIAGRNVTGFNSPLHQASAESAPSGSAEASISALRAAGVRGERLVLGIPFYGRVFSGVTGPDDGLFQPGTPGGGPHWQSDTVNHRQLDRLRAVYPDLVPHWHEGARVPYLYGVESGIWVTYDDARSIGLKADFARREQLGGVVIWQLGADEGTLLDAIVSEVGP, from the coding sequence GTGGCGTTTCTGGTTGGCGTGCCCGCTGGTGCCGGTGTGGGCGATCGGTCACCCGATCCGCTCCTGGCAGTGAAGGGATACGTCACCTCCTGGGACATATACGGTGATGCGCCGGAGATTTCCGCGATCGATGGCGATGCGCTCACGCACATCTATTACGCCTTCGGCGCTGTATCCCGGGAAGGGCATGCCGAGCTGGGAGATCCGTGCGCCGATATCGGCGCCTGCGGCGATAATGCCACGGTGCCGACCGGCGGCAACTTCGCAGCGCTGGCCGCGCTCAAGCATCGGTATCCGCATCTTCGTGTCATGATCTCCATCGGCGGCTGGACCGGTTCCACCCACTTTTCCGAGGTGGCTCGTACACCCGAAAGCCGCGAGCGCTTTGTCCGCTCGGCGATCGATCTCTTCATCAAAGGGTATCCGACGATCTTCGACGGGATCGATATCGACTGGGAATACCCTGTTTCGGGTGGTTTGCCGGACAACGTCTACAACCCTTCGGATCGCAGCAATTTCACGAAACTGATGGTGGAATTCCGCAGACAGCTAGACACACTGACCCATCCCCAGGGCGAGCGCTATCAACTCTCCGTGGCGGTTTCGGCCAGTGTGCCAATGCTTGGCAATATAGAGCCTGCGGCCCTCGGTGCCGTGGTGGACTGGATCAACGTGATGACCTACGACTACATCGCGGGGAGGAACGTCACGGGGTTCAATTCTCCCCTTCACCAGGCTTCAGCGGAGTCGGCACCGTCCGGTAGCGCCGAGGCAAGCATCAGTGCTCTGCGCGCTGCCGGCGTGCGTGGCGAACGCCTTGTACTCGGTATTCCCTTCTACGGCAGGGTATTTTCCGGCGTAACAGGACCGGACGACGGTCTTTTCCAGCCCGGCACGCCGGGCGGAGGCCCGCATTGGCAAAGCGATACGGTCAACCACCGCCAGCTTGACCGCCTTCGTGCTGTTTATCCCGATCTTGTTCCGCACTGGCACGAAGGGGCGCGTGTGCCGTATCTTTACGGCGTCGAGAGCGGCATATGGGTGACCTACGACGATGCGCGGTCAATAGGGTTGAAGGCAGATTTCGCGCGCCGCGAGCAACTTGGAGGGGTGGTGATCTGGCAACTGGGAGCTGATGAGGGAACTCTTCTCGACGCCATCGTTTCCGAGGTCGGTCCCTAG
- a CDS encoding Hsp33 family molecular chaperone HslO — protein sequence MSDLSTTAPAGNDAGGDDIVQPFMIELSGLRGRMLRLGPMLDDILGRHDYPLPVARLLGETVALACLLSSGLKYEGIFTLQISGDGPVSLVVADVTSAGQVRGYARYSGQPVPVDPDSPLSLVGDGRMAFTVDQGEDTDRYQGIVALTGPTLADSFRHYFKQSEQLEVGVALSVGPAAVSPGTGRSDGQSVGQSDDRATGSWRAGAIMIQRLPDQERIVPAVDRDELWSRAMIFMESATQQELLDPGLKTTDLLLRLFHEDGVRVFEPLAYHRGCRCSRERILTTLASFQPEERESLQTDGRIEVVCEFCNTAYEIDADEIADGPPEAGSTH from the coding sequence GTGTCTGACCTAAGCACGACCGCGCCAGCCGGCAACGACGCCGGCGGCGACGATATCGTCCAGCCTTTCATGATCGAACTGTCGGGCCTTCGCGGACGAATGCTCCGGCTGGGCCCGATGCTCGACGACATTCTGGGGCGGCACGACTATCCGCTCCCGGTCGCCCGGCTGCTGGGCGAGACGGTGGCGCTTGCCTGCCTGCTGTCGTCGGGCCTCAAATACGAGGGGATATTCACGCTGCAGATCAGCGGCGACGGACCGGTCAGTCTGGTCGTTGCCGACGTTACCTCTGCCGGTCAGGTGCGTGGCTATGCGCGCTATTCCGGGCAGCCGGTGCCGGTCGATCCGGATTCCCCGCTGTCGCTGGTCGGCGACGGCCGCATGGCGTTCACCGTCGATCAGGGCGAAGACACCGACCGCTATCAGGGCATTGTGGCGCTGACCGGACCGACGCTGGCCGATTCCTTCCGTCACTATTTCAAGCAGTCCGAACAACTGGAAGTCGGGGTCGCGCTGTCGGTCGGACCGGCAGCGGTCAGTCCCGGAACCGGCCGGTCGGATGGCCAGTCGGTCGGACAGTCGGATGACCGCGCAACCGGCTCGTGGCGGGCGGGCGCGATCATGATCCAGCGCCTGCCGGATCAGGAACGCATCGTTCCCGCCGTCGATCGCGACGAGCTCTGGTCGCGGGCGATGATCTTCATGGAGTCCGCGACGCAGCAGGAACTGCTCGACCCCGGCCTCAAGACGACGGACCTGCTGTTGCGGCTGTTCCACGAAGACGGTGTCCGGGTGTTCGAGCCGCTGGCCTATCATCGCGGGTGCCGGTGCTCGCGCGAGCGCATACTCACGACCCTTGCCTCATTCCAGCCCGAAGAGCGTGAAAGCCTGCAGACCGATGGCCGCATCGAAGTCGTGTGCGAGTTCTGCAACACGGCCTATGAGATCGACGCGGACGAAATCGCCGATGGCCCGCCAGAGGCCGGTTCGACGCATTGA
- the argF gene encoding ornithine carbamoyltransferase: MTEPKHFLGLNLPPASALRSMLDNAAAMKAGLKKPQSGAPVPNGDRPLAGKTLAMIFEKPSTRTRVSFEVGMRQLGGDVVMLSGDEIQLGRGETIADTARVLSRYVDVIMIRTGSEARLAEMAANATVPVINGLTDDSHPCQLMADVMTFEEHKGPIAGRVVAWSGDGNNVARSWIRAAVAFGFELRLACPESLKPPADLVQWALKQGARISVGTDPESTVAGADCIVTDTWVSMGDKEAPSRHNLLRPYQVDSKLMARAAPDAIFMHCLPAHRGEEVSDDVIDGPQSVVWDEAENRLHAQKGILHWCLT; the protein is encoded by the coding sequence ATGACCGAGCCGAAACATTTTCTGGGTCTGAACCTTCCCCCCGCTTCGGCCTTGCGGTCGATGCTGGACAATGCCGCCGCCATGAAGGCGGGCCTGAAGAAGCCGCAGTCCGGCGCCCCTGTACCGAACGGCGATCGCCCGCTGGCCGGCAAGACGCTGGCCATGATCTTCGAGAAGCCCTCGACCCGTACCCGGGTGTCGTTCGAGGTCGGCATGCGCCAGCTTGGCGGCGATGTCGTGATGCTGTCGGGCGACGAGATCCAGCTGGGCAGGGGCGAGACGATCGCCGATACCGCCCGCGTCCTGTCGCGTTATGTCGATGTCATCATGATCCGCACCGGCAGCGAGGCGCGTCTCGCCGAGATGGCCGCCAACGCCACCGTCCCGGTCATTAACGGCCTGACCGACGACAGCCATCCCTGCCAGCTCATGGCCGATGTGATGACATTTGAGGAACACAAGGGCCCGATCGCCGGCCGTGTCGTCGCCTGGTCGGGTGACGGCAACAATGTCGCCCGTTCATGGATCAGGGCGGCGGTCGCCTTCGGTTTCGAGCTGCGTCTGGCCTGCCCGGAAAGCCTGAAGCCGCCCGCCGATCTCGTCCAATGGGCATTGAAACAGGGCGCCCGGATCTCGGTCGGCACCGATCCGGAATCGACGGTTGCCGGCGCCGACTGCATCGTGACCGACACCTGGGTATCGATGGGCGACAAGGAAGCGCCGTCCCGCCACAATCTCTTGCGACCCTATCAGGTCGATTCCAAACTTATGGCGCGGGCGGCGCCCGATGCGATCTTCATGCATTGCCTGCCCGCCCATCGCGGCGAAGAAGTCTCCGACGACGTCATCGACGGGCCGCAATCGGTCGTCTGGGACGAAGCTGAAAACCGCCTTCATGCTCAAAAGGGTATATTGCACTGGTGTCTGACCTAA
- a CDS encoding aspartate aminotransferase family protein, producing MISPLMPTYARADVSFERGDGPWLFAADGRRYLDFASGIAVTGLGHCHPHLVKALTDQAGKLWHTSNLFRIPGQERLAERLVANTFADTVFFTNSGVEAWECGVKLVRKYQYERGQPKRWRVITATGSFHGRTLAAIAAAKGEKLTKGFGPMVDGFDQVAFGNTNELRAAITDETAAIHVEPVQGEGGVRPADPEYLRHIRAICDEYGLLLYLDEIQSGYGRTGKFFAHEWSGVQPDVVCAAKGIGGGFPLGACLATEAAAAGMTAGSHGTTYGGNPLAMAVGNAVLDVLLEPGFLDHVQTIAARLRGKLDELAARYPTVIEEVRGTGLLLGLKARVPNADLITALREAGMLTAPAGENVVRLLPPMIIDDEHVERAIEILSGVAAEFASGRAD from the coding sequence ATGATATCGCCCTTGATGCCCACCTACGCCCGTGCAGACGTATCGTTCGAACGGGGCGACGGCCCCTGGCTGTTCGCGGCAGATGGGCGACGATATCTGGATTTCGCCTCCGGCATCGCGGTGACCGGCCTGGGGCATTGCCACCCGCATCTGGTCAAGGCGCTGACCGACCAGGCGGGCAAACTGTGGCACACCTCCAACCTGTTCCGCATACCCGGGCAGGAGCGTCTGGCCGAGCGGCTGGTCGCCAACACCTTCGCCGACACGGTATTCTTCACCAACTCCGGTGTCGAGGCGTGGGAGTGCGGCGTCAAGCTGGTTCGCAAGTACCAGTACGAACGGGGACAGCCCAAACGCTGGCGGGTCATCACCGCGACCGGTTCGTTCCATGGCCGGACGCTGGCCGCCATCGCCGCCGCCAAGGGCGAGAAACTGACCAAGGGCTTCGGTCCGATGGTCGACGGCTTCGATCAGGTCGCATTCGGCAACACCAACGAACTGCGCGCCGCCATCACCGATGAAACCGCCGCCATCCATGTCGAGCCGGTTCAGGGCGAAGGCGGGGTTCGCCCGGCCGACCCGGAATATCTGCGCCACATCCGCGCGATTTGCGACGAATACGGCCTGCTGCTGTATCTGGACGAGATCCAGTCGGGCTATGGCCGCACCGGGAAATTCTTTGCCCATGAGTGGAGCGGCGTTCAGCCGGACGTCGTCTGCGCCGCCAAGGGGATCGGCGGCGGATTCCCGCTCGGCGCCTGTCTGGCGACCGAAGCCGCCGCCGCCGGCATGACGGCCGGCAGCCACGGCACGACCTATGGCGGCAACCCCCTGGCCATGGCTGTCGGCAATGCCGTTCTCGACGTGCTGCTGGAACCGGGATTCCTCGATCACGTCCAGACCATCGCGGCACGGCTCCGCGGTAAGCTTGACGAGCTGGCGGCTCGCTATCCAACGGTGATCGAAGAGGTGCGCGGCACGGGTCTGCTGCTCGGCCTGAAGGCACGCGTGCCCAATGCCGATCTGATCACGGCCCTGCGCGAAGCCGGCATGCTGACGGCGCCGGCGGGCGAGAACGTCGTGAGACTGCTGCCTCCGATGATCATCGACGACGAACACGTCGAGCGGGCGATCGAGATCCTGTCCGGCGTCGCGGCCGAATTCGCATCAGGAAGGGCCGACTGA